Proteins from a genomic interval of Lycium ferocissimum isolate CSIRO_LF1 chromosome 2, AGI_CSIRO_Lferr_CH_V1, whole genome shotgun sequence:
- the LOC132040154 gene encoding uncharacterized protein LOC132040154 gives MMMFHRKFAQYFNYIYMMGMELHAEQGGYAEMENVEITDTELLYHVRGVLKSALQGDRGKYEDLCGLIHHNEGLIPEDVAILVTCLKALSGSVSCLDIVHHQALISSVLRMSMWNYGTDVMDALMELVISLATFSGQYVDLCLEMLVSNFMPPNSFIPLLNQPRGIVRKGQVINRVHSTLIDIAELVPLSPLRLEKIIKERMPLIFKKEPFILTYVENMLKLESGAIGDLVGRAMLVAIMDRLIDLDVDIAWDDILQEDFTKGIFDMELEDLEGPVDDGQQDGDEQRISWIDRYFSGNLSAQKLDSLMVLTFEHLNFCKQSGRLSQVFDTLLQSFQQTVLTAYKSKFAQFVMFYACSLDPENCGRRFAYTLFHIFKTSRYPEWRMSAVAYLASYLARAKFLSISSVAEYVESLMEWCSTYCSNQSGGINPKAHKEFYAACQAMMYVLCFRMRSILAIPPIRSRVSKHLEDILRHPLSPLMVCLPSIVEEFLRLAKVIHLDVPDNFVSSGLLESELSMAFGGRERLDMFFPFDPCLLMRSDRFIRPNFVYWSMVRSSYDNDEDDDEGTSDEDDIEICTAGKGMDIANDGGARSYNQDLDEFDNEMSKMSITPKVTQWFGGDMQMPSRIPPCPDSL, from the exons ATGATGATGTTTCACAGGAAATTTGCccaatatttcaattatatcTACATGATGGGAATGGAATTACATGCTGAGCAAGGGGGTTATGCTGAGATGGAGAATGTTGAGATTACGGATACAGAGTTGCTCTATCATGTTAGAGGTGTCCTTAAATCTGCTCTCCAG GGTGACCGGGGCAAATATGAAGATCTTTGTGGGCTTATTCACCATAATGAAGGCCTTATACCTGAGGATGTGGCCATACTGGTG ACATGTTTAAAAGCTTTGTCAGGATCAGTTTCTTGTCTCGACATTGTTCACCATCAAGCTCTTATTTCATCT GTTTTAAGAATGAGCATGTGGAACTATGGGACTGATGTAATGGATGCTTTGATGGAATTAGTTATATCCTTG GCTACATTCAGTGGGCAGTATGTCGATTTGTGCTTGGAAATGCTTGTGAGCAATTTTATGCCTCCTAATTCCTTCATACCATTGTTGAATCAGCCGCGTGGCATTGTAAGAAAGGGCCAAGTCATTAATCGTGTCCATTCAACATTAATAGACATTGCAGAGTTAGTTCCTCTTTCGCCCTTGAGACTTGAGAAAATAATAAAGGAGAGGATGCCACTCATTTTCAAAAAGGAACCA TTTATTTTGACATATGTGGAGAACATGTTAAAACTAGAGAGTGGAGCAATTGGTGATCTTGTTGGGAGAGCAATGCTTGTTGCAATTATGGATAGGCTGATAGATTTGGAT GTAGACATAGCATGGGATGATATATTACAGGAAGATTTCACCAAAGGCATCTTCGATATGGAGCTGGAAGATCTGGAAGGGCCAGTGGATGATGGTCAGCAAGATGGTGACGAG CAACGAATTTCTTGGATTGACCGGTATTTTAGTGGAAATCTCAGTGCTCAGAAATTGGATAGCTTGATGGTGCTTACTTTTGAACACCTTAACTTTTGCAAACAGAGTGGACGCCTGAGTCAG GTCTTTGATACTCTTCTCCAGTCTTTTCAGCAAACTGTTTTGACAGCATACAAGTCTAAATTTGCTCAG TTTGTGATGTTTTATGCCTGTTCACTGGATCCTGAAAACTGCGGCAGGAGATTTGCTTATACTCTGTTTCATATATTTAAGACCAGTAGATATCCAGAATGGAG AATGAGCGCTGTGGCCTATCTTGCTAGTTATTTGGCTCGTGCGAAGTTTTTGTCCATCTCATCCGTTGCTGAATATGTAGAAAG TTTGATGGAATGGTGTTCCACTTATTGCTCCAACCAGAGTGGCGGCATCAATCCAAAAGCTCACAAGGAATTCTATGCTGCGTGCCAG GCCATGATGTATGTACTTTGCTTCCGCATGAGATCAATCCTTGCTATCCCTCCCATCAGATCACGGGTATCAAAGCATCTAGAGGATATCTTGAGGCATCCATTGAGCCCATTAATG GTATGCTTGCCATCAATAGTGGAAGAATTTCTTCGGTTGGCAAAAGTGATTCATCTTGATGTGCCTGATAACTTTGTATCAAGCGGTCTACTTGAGTCAGAACTTTCAATGGCTTTTGGTGGTAGAGAGAGGCTTGACATGTTTTTCCCATTTGATCCTTGTCTGCTAATGAGATCTGACAG ATTCATCCGGCCAAATTTTGTGTACTGGTCAATGGTTCGGAGCTCTTATGACAacgatgaggatgatgatgaggGTACTAGTGACGAAGACGATATTGAAATCTGTACAGCAGGGAAGGGGATGGATATAGCTAATGATGGAGGTGCCCGAAGTTATAATCAGGATCTTGATGAATTTGATAATGAAATGAGCAAAATGTCCATAACACCTAAAGTTACACAATGGTTTGGAGGGGACATGCAGATGCCTTCAAGAATCCCACCTTGTCCAGATTCCTTGTAG
- the LOC132040165 gene encoding AT-hook motif nuclear-localized protein 10-like isoform X2: MSVGESNGVSMLQNLGSPSPFAATDGSTTTYNPLMQPIPTSTSPTPSYINPSSVKRPRGRPRKHSLEGSANHGIISPPPPQGADVAAVKKGRGRPRGSGRKQQVAYLGSEAAGFGFRPHVITIKAGEDVLAKLMSFSQSTSQAVCVLSANGSISNVSLWQAATSGGTVTYEGRFEILTLSGSFLLSESGGQRSRTGGLSVSLAGPDGRVLGGGVAGLLTAAASVQVIVGSFRTEGQRQLKSGNSDAFGTPATFVSGASAARSPPSLGTLSESSGGPVSAHNQLVETSNSSPSGVANLPWR; the protein is encoded by the exons atgtcagTTGGAGAATCCAATGGAGTTTCAATGCTGCAAAACCTGGGATCACCATCACCCTTTGCTGCTACCGATGGTAGTACAACAACGTACAACCCTTTAATGCAGCCAATTCCCACCTCAACTTCACCAACACCGTCTTACATAAACCCTAGCTCAGTTAAACGGCCACGTGGAAGACCTAGAAAGCATTCTCTAGAAGGTTCCGCCAACCATGGGATAATTTCTCCTCCGCCGCCTCAGGGAGCTGACGTGGCAGCGGTGAAAAAGGGGAGGGGGAGGCCACGTGGCTCTGGGCGAAAGCAACAAGTAGCTTATTTAG GATCAGAAGCAGCAGGGTTTGGATTTAGACCGCACGTTATCACAATAAAAGCTGGGGAG GATGTATTGGCAAAACTGATGTCATTCTCCCAAAGTACCTCACAAGCGGTGTGCGTTTTGTCAGCCAATGGTTCCATATCTAATGTATCACTTTGGCAAGCAGCAACATCAGGTGGCACTGTAACATATGAG GGACGGTTCGAGATCCTAACTCTGTCTGGTTCCTTTCTTCTCTCGGAATCTGGGGGTCAACGCAGCAGAACAGGTGGTTTGAGTGTGTCACTAGCTGGACCAGATGGTCGAGTTTTGGGTGGCGGTGTGGCAGGGCTCCTTACAGCAGCAGCTTCTGTTCAG GTTATTGTTGGTAGCTTCAGGACGGAAGGTCAGAGGCAGCTGAAGTCAGGGAATTCAGACGCCTTTGGTACACCAGCAACATTTGTCTCTGGAGCATCAGCAGCCAGAAGTCCTCCATCCCTCGGAACCCTAAGTGAGTCCAGCGGCGGTCCTGTCAGCGCTCATAATCAGCTTGTTGAAACTTCGAATAGTAGTCCTTCTGGAGTAGCTAACTTGCCCTGGAGATGA
- the LOC132040165 gene encoding AT-hook motif nuclear-localized protein 10-like isoform X1 has product MSVGESNGVSMLQNLGSPSPFAATDGSTTTYNPLMQPIPTSTSPTPSYINPSSVKRPRGRPRKHSLEGSANHGIISPPPPQGADVAAVKKGRGRPRGSGRKQQVAYLGNIYGSEAAGFGFRPHVITIKAGEDVLAKLMSFSQSTSQAVCVLSANGSISNVSLWQAATSGGTVTYEGRFEILTLSGSFLLSESGGQRSRTGGLSVSLAGPDGRVLGGGVAGLLTAAASVQVIVGSFRTEGQRQLKSGNSDAFGTPATFVSGASAARSPPSLGTLSESSGGPVSAHNQLVETSNSSPSGVANLPWR; this is encoded by the exons atgtcagTTGGAGAATCCAATGGAGTTTCAATGCTGCAAAACCTGGGATCACCATCACCCTTTGCTGCTACCGATGGTAGTACAACAACGTACAACCCTTTAATGCAGCCAATTCCCACCTCAACTTCACCAACACCGTCTTACATAAACCCTAGCTCAGTTAAACGGCCACGTGGAAGACCTAGAAAGCATTCTCTAGAAGGTTCCGCCAACCATGGGATAATTTCTCCTCCGCCGCCTCAGGGAGCTGACGTGGCAGCGGTGAAAAAGGGGAGGGGGAGGCCACGTGGCTCTGGGCGAAAGCAACAAGTAGCTTATTTAGGTAATATATATG GATCAGAAGCAGCAGGGTTTGGATTTAGACCGCACGTTATCACAATAAAAGCTGGGGAG GATGTATTGGCAAAACTGATGTCATTCTCCCAAAGTACCTCACAAGCGGTGTGCGTTTTGTCAGCCAATGGTTCCATATCTAATGTATCACTTTGGCAAGCAGCAACATCAGGTGGCACTGTAACATATGAG GGACGGTTCGAGATCCTAACTCTGTCTGGTTCCTTTCTTCTCTCGGAATCTGGGGGTCAACGCAGCAGAACAGGTGGTTTGAGTGTGTCACTAGCTGGACCAGATGGTCGAGTTTTGGGTGGCGGTGTGGCAGGGCTCCTTACAGCAGCAGCTTCTGTTCAG GTTATTGTTGGTAGCTTCAGGACGGAAGGTCAGAGGCAGCTGAAGTCAGGGAATTCAGACGCCTTTGGTACACCAGCAACATTTGTCTCTGGAGCATCAGCAGCCAGAAGTCCTCCATCCCTCGGAACCCTAAGTGAGTCCAGCGGCGGTCCTGTCAGCGCTCATAATCAGCTTGTTGAAACTTCGAATAGTAGTCCTTCTGGAGTAGCTAACTTGCCCTGGAGATGA